The region TTGGATGATTCTCAGGGACAAAATCCAAAATATCAACCAATGCCATACAGTACCAGCCTTGCGCACGCCCCCAAACATGCGAGGAAGTTCCTGTTTTTTTATTCGCCCAAAACTGAACTTTTTTTTCATCGTAACCATGAAAGTTTAAACCTGTTTTAGGTTCATAAGTATGTTTCTGAATTAACTCTGCCTGTAAAATAGCGTCATCAATCGCCTTCGGATCATTAAAAACTAATCCGTATTGCGCTGAAAAAGGATCAGCCATATAAACACCGTCAAGCCACATCTGCCACGGGTAACTTTTCTTATGCCAATAACCGCCGTCTGAATTTCTTGGGTGTCTTTCCAATTGTTTATGAAGCATATCCAGTGCTGTTTTATAGCGCTCATCTTTGGTTTTAGTATAAATCTCAAAAAGTATTTTTCCTGAATTGATTAAATCCAAACTGTATTTCTCGAGTTCGTAACCTCCACCTATTTTTCCGTCTTTATCAATAAGCTGTTCGGCATACGAAATTCCGTAATCCCAATATTTTTGTTCTTTCGTATAATCAAATAATTGCTGATTCGCCAATGTTACCAGACCATTCGTATAATTCCATTTAGGGAATTTCACGCCATCCAGATAAACCGGATTTGGAATACGCTTTTGATCGGAATAGGCCATTTTCTTAGCCCATTCAATTGGTGTTATTGGTGATTGTCCAAATGAAACCAAATGAACGAACAAAGCGAGAAAACAATATTTTATTTTATATATCATAATTCTTTAATTTTCTTCTACTCTAAACCAATCATAATCGGCATAATCGCTTTTGTTACTGAGGCAAAAAATCAGTACATAGAAGTATCCTCAACCACAAGGATACTTCCTGAGTACTGAAACCACTTAACTTAATTAACAAAATTTATGGCAACCATCTTGTATCTCCTACTCTGTTGGTCACAATTGGAGAATTAGAATCTTTAATCATCAGATTTCCATTGGCCGGATCGACAAATAAATTCTGTGCACTGATTCCTAATTCTGTTCCTTGAATAGCAGAAGCTCCAAGCAGATAATTTGTTGTTGTATAGTTATTACCGTATGTAGAAGTTGTATTGGCTCCAATAGCCTGAATCACTTTTCCGCACGCCGAAGCTAACAACACATTTTTAAAGATCAGCGTAGATCCAACAGCAGACGGAATATTAATTAATGCTCTGTTATAAGCATAATCGTAAATCGTAATATTTTGATATTCCAAATGAATTGGATAAGCTGATGTACCGTAATCCCAAAGATTTTTAAAGTTTCGGTTTTGATCTGTTGTCTGATAGTAATCTCTCATGAAAGTACAATTCGAGAAAACCGCTTTTTTCACATTATCAGCTCCGGCAGAACCAAAAGCAAATGTTCCGTACGGCCCGGTGTGACCTCCAACCTGATCAAACGTACAATAACTCATATCAAAATTTCCGATTTCTTTGTATTTACCATTCCCCTGATGTCTCCAGAAACCACGTTTGAAATAATTGAAAACACAGTTATAGAAAGTAATCTCATCAATTTTCCAGGCTGTTCCACTGTTAAAGAAATAACTCGCATCGATAGTTTGATAGAAACGGATATTCTCAAAAGCAAGAGAAGACAAATAAGAACCTTCGGCAATATTCCAGTTTCCGTTCATTTCAATCTGAGGGCGTTCTCCCTGCGTTCCTCCAGTCAGTTTAAATCCTTTTGAGATAGTAAACGGAGTAATTTTAAACAAGGAACCTGCTTCAAGGAAATATTCTGTTCCTTCCGGAATAGTTGGATCGTCATTATTGGTTCTCAATAAAGCATCTAGATCCATTCCTTTTGTTACAATAATAGTAGAAGCTGAAGGCCCTGCAGAACGGAAAGAAACCTGATTGTATGGTTTATCATAACGTCTCGGTTTAATATTATCGAAAATGTTTAAGTTGTATAAAGTATTCTTTTCTAAACCGGTAACGGTAGCTTCTCCTTTAGACATTTCATCGGCTGTTAATTTACGTCCGATAGCTGGAAGCTCTAATGACTGTGCCGGCTGTACCGAAATACTGTCTACAGGATTTTTTGAAGAAACCGCCCAGGTTACTGTAACATCTGTTTCCGTGATATTTACTCTTTCTACTGCATTTAAAATAGGATCAAAAGGCGGACGATCTTCTGTCAGGGCATTTGTGTAAGCCCATTGTGAATTGTGTGCTCCGTTTACATGGTTTGATCTTACCCTGATATAAAACTGGGTTTTATACGGAATATCATCCATTAAAATCTGCGTATCTGTTGTCGTGTACGATTTGTACAAACTTTTGTAATAATTGTCTAAATGTAATTCTACTGTATAAGACGCCGCGTCGTTTACTTTGTACCAAACCACAGCAATTGAATTACTTTTTACCAAAGGCGCTGCTAGCACAAATTTTGGCTGAAATAAATCTTCTACAGGTTTATAGCGAAATTCGTCATTGTCGCAGGATTTTAGTATTTCTCCAAAAACAATCAATCCGATAAGGGATAAAATATAAATTAGTTTTTTTGAATTTTTCATGATTGATTCAATTAAAAATTAAAACCATAATAATTTTGAATGGCTCCGCGATGATCTGTAATCACCTTTGATGGATAAGGACATAAATAACGCAACGGATTATTTGGTGAAACCGATGAAGCGTTATTGTAGTTAATGAACCCTCTAAAACTCCATTTGATTTCGTTTATCGGTTCGTAACTCGCCGTATCATTATTTAAGGAATACCAGCTAATCGCAAATGGATGTACGGTATAACCTGCAGGATTTGCCGTCAGGATTTGATTAATTCCCTGTATATCCAGAATTTTTCTGCCTGAATTAGCAGGATCATTAACCAATTTATAGTAGACATTGCCCGGAACCTGATCTATTCCCGGAACATACGCTCCGTTTGCTACACGTCCCCAGTTGAATAATTTGTAATATTGGTTGTAAACCACTTCACTATATTTATTCCAGCGTGCTAAATCGAATTTACGTTTACTTTCCCCTCCAAATTCCCATTTACGTTCGTCCATAATCGCTTTAAAGAATAACTCTGGAGAAGATTGAGCGTTTACATAATTATCAACTTTCATTCCCCAATCTGCTTGTGCGAAAGCTCTTCTTCTTACACGTCTCAGACATTCTTTAGCATCTTCACGTGGGCCAAAACGTTCGTTTACAGCTTCGGCATACATTAACAATACATCGGCAAAACGCATCCAGGAATAATTAACTCCCGTTCCTTTTTCGCTAGTGCCCCCTAAAGGACTGGTCATGTATAATTTAGACCATTTTCCAACGGCTAAACGAGCTATCCCCAAACGCATTTCCTGATTTAGATTTAAATCGTAACCATAAGGTGCACAAGTAACATCTCTTCTCAAATCTTTATTATCAAATGAAAAAAGGTATTCCCCGCATAAACTTAGACTTCCCGAAGCAGATCCGTAAGGATGATTCCCGGACGCAATAGGAATTCCGGCTAAATAACCGTATTCTCCGGAAGAGTTTTTCAACATGGCGATAGAGAAAATCACATCATCATTAACCGGAGTTTCCCAATTGTTTTGTTTGATCCAGAATTCTCTGAAACCTAATTTCAAATCGTGTTGTTTTCCCTGAATTACTTTGTCTAAATACTGAATAGCAATGTCATAATATTGCTCATAGTTTTTTCCTCTTTCCATGTGACCAATGTTCGCTGGATTATTTTCGTCCGGGCGAAGTGTCCATCCACCACGAGTTAAAGCCAATAAACCAATTAATCCCTGATTGAAACTTCTTGATGCACGTTCTACGCCATAGTCCAATTCACTGGCATTTTTCATCAAAGGTTCAACTGACTTTAAATCGTCAATTAGGAATTCTAAAATGGTATTTCTATCCGTAACTCCCACAGCAAAATTTTCATCTCCTGTTGAAGATTTA is a window of Flavobacterium crocinum DNA encoding:
- a CDS encoding glycoside hydrolase family 88/105 protein, with translation MIYKIKYCFLALFVHLVSFGQSPITPIEWAKKMAYSDQKRIPNPVYLDGVKFPKWNYTNGLVTLANQQLFDYTKEQKYWDYGISYAEQLIDKDGKIGGGYELEKYSLDLINSGKILFEIYTKTKDERYKTALDMLHKQLERHPRNSDGGYWHKKSYPWQMWLDGVYMADPFSAQYGLVFNDPKAIDDAILQAELIQKHTYEPKTGLNFHGYDEKKVQFWANKKTGTSSHVWGRAQGWYCMALVDILDFVPENHPKRKDLIKILQKVYGAVLKAQDKKIGVWWQVMDQPERKGNYLESTCSAMFVYAFAKAYNKGYVGEKFLKSARIGFNGIQKEFIKENLDGTVSITKCCAVAGLGGKNPKDRDGSFEYYISEPIRDDDAKAVGPFIMAGIELQKVLDKK
- a CDS encoding DUF5123 domain-containing protein; this translates as MKNSKKLIYILSLIGLIVFGEILKSCDNDEFRYKPVEDLFQPKFVLAAPLVKSNSIAVVWYKVNDAASYTVELHLDNYYKSLYKSYTTTDTQILMDDIPYKTQFYIRVRSNHVNGAHNSQWAYTNALTEDRPPFDPILNAVERVNITETDVTVTWAVSSKNPVDSISVQPAQSLELPAIGRKLTADEMSKGEATVTGLEKNTLYNLNIFDNIKPRRYDKPYNQVSFRSAGPSASTIIVTKGMDLDALLRTNNDDPTIPEGTEYFLEAGSLFKITPFTISKGFKLTGGTQGERPQIEMNGNWNIAEGSYLSSLAFENIRFYQTIDASYFFNSGTAWKIDEITFYNCVFNYFKRGFWRHQGNGKYKEIGNFDMSYCTFDQVGGHTGPYGTFAFGSAGADNVKKAVFSNCTFMRDYYQTTDQNRNFKNLWDYGTSAYPIHLEYQNITIYDYAYNRALINIPSAVGSTLIFKNVLLASACGKVIQAIGANTTSTYGNNYTTTNYLLGASAIQGTELGISAQNLFVDPANGNLMIKDSNSPIVTNRVGDTRWLP
- a CDS encoding RagB/SusD family nutrient uptake outer membrane protein, with amino-acid sequence MKNIVLSFLLIFALTFTACEDYLDVQPGSGFTQAEVFKSEKDMQSAVAGVYTLMLAEDAYSNRIAFVFNTNTDVEMAGVGTNTVNGNGSDIACYDPKPYWTTLNSTWSAMYKIINMANDVIEGIESSDLYKTDPKTQPSNVMQMYGEVKTIRAMVYLDMIRIWGDVVFRTKSSTGDENFAVGVTDRNTILEFLIDDLKSVEPLMKNASELDYGVERASRSFNQGLIGLLALTRGGWTLRPDENNPANIGHMERGKNYEQYYDIAIQYLDKVIQGKQHDLKLGFREFWIKQNNWETPVNDDVIFSIAMLKNSSGEYGYLAGIPIASGNHPYGSASGSLSLCGEYLFSFDNKDLRRDVTCAPYGYDLNLNQEMRLGIARLAVGKWSKLYMTSPLGGTSEKGTGVNYSWMRFADVLLMYAEAVNERFGPREDAKECLRRVRRRAFAQADWGMKVDNYVNAQSSPELFFKAIMDERKWEFGGESKRKFDLARWNKYSEVVYNQYYKLFNWGRVANGAYVPGIDQVPGNVYYKLVNDPANSGRKILDIQGINQILTANPAGYTVHPFAISWYSLNNDTASYEPINEIKWSFRGFINYNNASSVSPNNPLRYLCPYPSKVITDHRGAIQNYYGFNF